In a genomic window of Myxococcus fulvus:
- a CDS encoding TIGR02266 family protein, which translates to MTSKAAEAEMSSGDPAAYANRRADERVTAKFAVRFTQAEDAARALRVFSINVSAGGLCLRTRKAYDVGAQVRLSMDIEGEQFDLTGVVAWVRDEQEAIGVRFTDVSDDDRVRLHNVVERIKR; encoded by the coding sequence ATGACTAGCAAGGCGGCGGAAGCAGAGATGTCATCGGGAGATCCAGCCGCGTATGCGAACCGGCGCGCGGATGAGCGCGTGACCGCCAAGTTCGCGGTTCGTTTCACCCAGGCGGAGGATGCTGCCAGGGCGCTGCGCGTCTTCTCCATCAACGTGTCCGCGGGTGGCCTGTGCCTGCGCACGCGCAAGGCCTACGACGTGGGCGCCCAGGTGCGGCTGTCCATGGACATCGAGGGTGAGCAGTTCGACCTCACCGGCGTCGTCGCGTGGGTGCGGGACGAGCAGGAGGCCATCGGCGTGCGCTTCACGGACGTGAGCGACGATGACCGCGTCCGGCTGCACAACGTGGTGGAGCGCATCAAGCGCTGA
- a CDS encoding macro domain-containing protein — MPVSVCEGDLLDQPVEAIVNAWNRNIIPWWLLLPQGVSGAIKRRGGVGPFREVARAGPMPLGSAVVTSAGRLPFKAIIHVAGIDMLWRASQRSIQDSVRNALEKAREQGLRSVAFPIIGAGSGSFDETRALGLMRQVLDAEAGDLDVRVVRFRR; from the coding sequence ATGCCCGTCTCTGTCTGCGAAGGCGACCTGCTGGACCAGCCGGTGGAGGCCATCGTCAATGCGTGGAACCGGAACATCATCCCCTGGTGGCTGCTGTTGCCGCAGGGGGTGTCCGGCGCCATCAAGCGACGGGGCGGCGTCGGCCCCTTCCGCGAGGTGGCGAGGGCGGGCCCCATGCCCCTGGGCTCGGCGGTGGTGACCTCCGCCGGACGTTTGCCCTTCAAGGCCATCATCCATGTGGCGGGCATCGACATGCTGTGGCGCGCCTCCCAGCGCTCCATCCAGGACTCGGTCCGCAACGCCTTGGAGAAGGCTCGTGAGCAGGGTCTTCGCTCCGTGGCCTTCCCCATCATCGGCGCGGGCTCCGGCAGCTTCGATGAGACGCGCGCGCTCGGGCTGATGAGGCAGGTCCTGGACGCGGAGGCGGGAGACCTCGACGTGCGCGTGGTGCGCTTCCGGCGCTGA
- a CDS encoding SDR family NAD(P)-dependent oxidoreductase encodes MSSQGSSASTSNKVWFITGASSGLGRALVEEVLRRGDSVVAAARQPQVLAELASSAPGRLRLVELDVTQPEKVRDAVATAIARFGHIDVLVNNAGFSILGAIEETSDPDLRATMELMFFAAVTTTREVLPHMRARGSGTIVQVSSVAGLSSAPGFGAYCAAKHALEGMSESLAQEVKPLGIRVLVVEPGTFRTSLFGASFRHMPAMDAYEETVGQLRAWVRQTDGKQGGDPVKAARVMADVIARPSAELPLRLPLGGDAVDQIRAKLSLVASDVDRMETLARSTAFDAKT; translated from the coding sequence ATGAGCAGCCAAGGTTCTTCCGCGTCCACTTCCAACAAGGTCTGGTTCATCACGGGGGCGTCCTCGGGACTGGGGCGCGCGCTCGTCGAGGAAGTGCTCCGGCGTGGCGACAGCGTGGTCGCCGCCGCGCGACAGCCGCAGGTCCTCGCGGAGCTGGCCTCGTCGGCTCCGGGACGTCTGCGCCTCGTCGAGCTGGACGTGACGCAGCCCGAGAAGGTGCGCGACGCCGTGGCGACCGCCATCGCCCGTTTCGGGCACATCGATGTGCTGGTCAACAACGCGGGCTTCAGCATCCTCGGCGCCATCGAGGAGACGAGCGACCCGGACCTGCGCGCGACGATGGAGTTGATGTTCTTCGCCGCCGTCACCACCACGCGCGAGGTGCTGCCGCACATGCGGGCACGGGGCTCGGGCACCATCGTGCAGGTCTCGAGCGTCGCGGGGCTCTCCTCCGCGCCGGGCTTCGGTGCCTACTGCGCCGCGAAGCACGCCCTGGAAGGGATGTCAGAGAGCCTCGCGCAGGAGGTGAAGCCGCTGGGGATTCGCGTGTTGGTGGTGGAGCCGGGCACGTTCCGCACCTCGCTGTTCGGCGCATCGTTCCGGCACATGCCCGCGATGGACGCCTATGAGGAAACGGTGGGGCAGCTCCGGGCATGGGTGCGCCAGACGGATGGCAAGCAGGGTGGAGACCCGGTGAAGGCAGCCCGGGTCATGGCGGACGTCATCGCGCGACCGAGCGCGGAGCTTCCGTTGCGGCTGCCATTGGGCGGTGATGCGGTCGACCAGATTCGCGCCAAGCTGTCTCTCGTGGCCAGCGATGTCGACCGGATGGAGACCCTCGCCCGCTCCACGGCGTTCGACGCGAAGACGTAG
- a CDS encoding alpha-ketoacid dehydrogenase subunit beta: MANMAQAIRMALHYAEENLGVTDIFGEDVGAPLGGVFTCTQGLKTTWNSPLDERGIIGAAMGIAMGGGRPVAEIQFCDYVYNTIDLLKLAGNTCWSSNGDWNLPMVVRTPVGSGIRGSIYHSHSFDATMTHIAGWKVVMPSTPLDAYGLLISACKEQNPVMFLEPKALLRVKGEERIPGEPDDDRALSKAIDAPLGDRSQWKPAWPEGLEAFAIPIGKGKLVREGSQLTVVSYGRTLPLCARAAALLADEGISVEVIDLRSLWPYDWEMIKASVQKTGRVLFVNEDTEVTNFGEHLVRRTVEELFYSLLAPPRLLAGKFIPGIGLADTLEMASVPQQNDITDALRSLAGEQP, encoded by the coding sequence ATGGCCAACATGGCACAGGCCATTCGCATGGCCCTCCACTACGCCGAGGAGAACCTGGGCGTGACGGACATCTTCGGGGAGGACGTCGGCGCCCCGCTGGGCGGCGTCTTCACCTGCACGCAGGGCCTGAAGACGACGTGGAACTCGCCCCTGGACGAACGCGGCATCATCGGCGCGGCCATGGGCATCGCGATGGGCGGCGGCCGCCCCGTCGCCGAAATCCAGTTCTGCGACTACGTCTACAACACCATCGACCTCTTGAAGCTTGCGGGCAACACGTGCTGGTCGAGCAACGGTGACTGGAACCTGCCCATGGTGGTGCGCACGCCGGTGGGCAGCGGCATCCGCGGGTCCATCTACCACTCGCACTCCTTCGACGCGACGATGACCCACATCGCCGGGTGGAAGGTGGTGATGCCCTCCACGCCGCTGGACGCGTACGGCCTGCTCATCTCCGCGTGCAAGGAGCAGAACCCGGTCATGTTCCTGGAGCCCAAGGCGCTCTTGCGCGTCAAGGGCGAGGAGCGCATCCCCGGTGAGCCGGACGATGACCGCGCGCTGTCCAAGGCCATCGACGCGCCCCTGGGAGACCGCAGCCAGTGGAAGCCCGCGTGGCCGGAGGGGCTGGAGGCGTTCGCCATTCCCATCGGCAAGGGCAAGCTGGTGCGCGAGGGCTCGCAGCTCACCGTGGTCAGCTACGGCCGCACCCTGCCCCTGTGCGCCCGCGCCGCCGCGCTGCTCGCCGACGAGGGCATCAGCGTGGAGGTCATCGACCTGCGCTCGCTGTGGCCGTACGACTGGGAGATGATCAAGGCCTCCGTCCAGAAGACGGGCCGCGTGCTCTTCGTCAACGAGGACACCGAGGTGACGAACTTCGGCGAGCACCTGGTGCGACGCACGGTGGAGGAGCTCTTCTACTCCCTGCTCGCGCCGCCCCGGCTCCTGGCGGGCAAGTTCATCCCCGGCATCGGCCTGGCCGACACGCTGGAGATGGCCTCCGTGCCCCAGCAGAACGACATCACCGACGCCTTGCGCTCGCTCGCCGGCGAGCAGCCCTAG
- a CDS encoding SGNH/GDSL hydrolase family protein: MRMWRTWLGVLACVGGAQLACTPSSDEDPLPEEPSQEQGESTNAPDASVDVAPPLVLNDDGHVSSPPPPAPQPPLPSIGFQPGFHQALRWSHYVGGVTTFRLRVPVARAGERLQVTFRAGDGNLTLQRATVAKAGVDGSLVSAPVALSFEGKPGFNVGARALVTSDPVVFPVGFREDVAITFEVRGALAASAINAFPGSFARAGTHALVTGAIGGEPFERSVGVASVHVEGPTGRAFIALGDSITEGYVDLRNDTRNAWPALVEAQLGVPVVNAGVSGQGFYDALRLMSDEVLAVKGVTDCLVLLGTNDLGEAGAEEQMETRMLLLVQRLEPFCRVWVSTLLPKEKTNYGAYDYVKSQRMSFNAWLRGGGTSTDVIDLESVMRQTSNVHLYLDGLGIDGIHPSTEGHRVMAAEVVRTLRERGDL, translated from the coding sequence ATGCGAATGTGGCGGACGTGGCTCGGTGTCCTCGCATGCGTGGGTGGCGCGCAGTTGGCGTGCACGCCCAGCAGCGACGAGGACCCGTTGCCGGAAGAGCCTTCTCAAGAGCAGGGTGAGTCCACGAACGCGCCGGATGCCTCCGTGGATGTGGCGCCGCCATTGGTGCTCAACGACGACGGGCACGTGAGCTCACCGCCTCCGCCCGCGCCGCAGCCGCCGCTGCCGAGCATCGGCTTCCAGCCGGGCTTCCATCAGGCGCTGCGCTGGTCCCACTACGTGGGCGGTGTCACCACGTTCCGCCTGCGCGTGCCGGTGGCGCGCGCCGGAGAGCGGCTCCAGGTGACGTTCCGCGCGGGCGACGGGAACCTCACGCTCCAGCGCGCCACGGTGGCGAAGGCGGGTGTGGACGGCTCGCTGGTGTCCGCGCCGGTGGCGCTGAGCTTCGAGGGCAAGCCGGGCTTCAACGTCGGCGCGCGCGCGCTGGTGACGTCGGACCCGGTGGTGTTCCCCGTGGGCTTCCGCGAGGACGTGGCCATCACCTTCGAGGTGCGCGGGGCGCTGGCGGCCAGCGCCATCAACGCCTTCCCGGGCAGCTTCGCGCGAGCGGGCACGCATGCGCTGGTGACGGGCGCCATCGGCGGCGAGCCCTTCGAGCGCTCCGTGGGCGTGGCCTCCGTGCACGTGGAGGGCCCCACGGGGCGGGCCTTCATCGCCTTGGGTGACAGCATCACCGAGGGCTACGTCGACCTGCGCAACGACACGCGCAACGCCTGGCCGGCGCTGGTGGAGGCGCAGCTGGGCGTGCCCGTGGTCAACGCGGGCGTCAGCGGCCAGGGCTTCTACGACGCGCTGAGGCTGATGTCCGACGAGGTGCTCGCGGTGAAGGGCGTCACCGACTGCCTGGTGCTGCTGGGCACCAACGACCTGGGCGAGGCAGGCGCTGAGGAGCAGATGGAGACGCGGATGCTCCTGCTCGTGCAGCGGCTGGAGCCTTTCTGCCGCGTGTGGGTGAGCACGCTGTTGCCGAAGGAGAAGACGAACTACGGCGCCTATGACTACGTGAAGTCGCAGCGGATGAGCTTCAATGCATGGCTGCGCGGCGGCGGCACGAGCACGGACGTCATCGACCTGGAGTCGGTGATGCGGCAGACGAGCAACGTGCACCTCTACCTCGACGGACTGGGCATCGACGGCATCCACCCGAGCACCGAGGGCCACCGGGTGATGGCGGCCGAGGTGGTGCGCACGCTGCGCGAGCGGGGCGACCTGTAA
- a CDS encoding LysR family transcriptional regulator: MRDDYSGLNALAAVADKRSFTAAAAQLSVTPSALSQSIRALEERVGVRLLQRTTRSVGLTEAGERFLAQLRPAMASIHAAFESLDAVRGRPSGTLRLNVPRLAIAAVLDSILGDFLAANPELKLDIVVDDGITNIVEHGFDAGIRLGETLDKDVVALRVTDDLRMTVVGSPAYLSARGRPKHPRDLHAHDCINFRHLRSGTVYRWEFSDKGRDLTVAVEGRLIVNDNELMIRGALDGVGLAYVMEHTVERELADKRLVRVLSNYCPPFPGLFLYYPSRTQLPLKLRALVDFLRARRSGARTS, encoded by the coding sequence ATGCGAGACGACTACTCGGGGCTCAACGCGCTGGCGGCGGTGGCGGACAAGCGCAGCTTCACGGCCGCGGCGGCGCAGTTGAGCGTGACGCCGTCGGCGCTCAGCCAGAGCATCCGGGCGCTCGAGGAGCGGGTGGGCGTGCGACTGCTCCAGCGCACGACGAGGAGCGTCGGTCTGACGGAGGCAGGCGAGCGTTTCCTCGCGCAACTCAGGCCCGCGATGGCGAGCATCCATGCCGCCTTCGAGTCACTCGACGCGGTCCGCGGGCGTCCCTCCGGCACGTTGCGACTCAATGTGCCTCGGTTGGCCATCGCGGCGGTGCTCGACTCCATCTTGGGAGACTTCCTCGCGGCGAATCCGGAGCTCAAGCTCGACATCGTCGTCGACGACGGCATCACCAACATCGTGGAGCACGGCTTCGACGCGGGCATCCGACTCGGCGAGACGCTCGACAAGGACGTCGTGGCGCTGCGGGTGACCGATGACTTGCGAATGACGGTGGTCGGTTCACCCGCGTATCTGAGCGCGCGCGGACGGCCGAAGCACCCGAGGGACTTGCACGCGCACGACTGCATCAACTTCCGCCACCTCAGGAGTGGCACCGTGTACCGCTGGGAGTTCAGCGACAAGGGCCGAGACCTCACTGTCGCCGTGGAGGGGCGGCTCATCGTCAATGACAACGAGCTGATGATTCGTGGAGCGCTCGATGGTGTGGGGCTCGCGTACGTCATGGAGCACACCGTCGAGCGGGAGCTGGCCGACAAGCGCCTCGTCCGGGTGCTCTCCAACTACTGTCCGCCCTTCCCCGGCCTCTTCCTCTACTACCCGAGTCGGACCCAGCTCCCCCTCAAGCTTCGCGCGCTCGTCGACTTCCTGCGGGCCCGACGCTCCGGAGCAAGAACCTCCTGA
- a CDS encoding thiamine pyrophosphate-dependent dehydrogenase E1 component subunit alpha yields MSRPRLIKESSAPLQLDKELLVRIHDLMVKTRVLEERLIQMYKQGHGYFWIGGPGEEAFNVPLGLLMKKGQGPEYDYLHAHYRQSGTLLALGEEPIGALRQMKNTASDPYSGGRNFAGHFSLRKYNVAPVSSPIEVQYAIAPGTAMMQKRVGGDGITIVTGGDAGTAEGDFASCLVWSSRPANPLPILIIVTNNKWGISTSAEGQHGEPRVSERGKAFNIRSKTINGNDPVEAYQELKEAMEYVRTERKPFLLEANVSRLYGHSSASGANYVSEEVDCLKNFEARLEQDGVLTRQQMDELRNRYTEDMAAAARIARDEPLPGPETIWKHIFAEDK; encoded by the coding sequence GTGTCTCGACCCCGACTCATCAAAGAATCGTCCGCGCCGCTCCAGCTGGACAAGGAGCTGCTGGTCCGCATCCACGACCTCATGGTCAAAACGCGCGTCCTCGAGGAGCGCCTCATCCAGATGTACAAGCAGGGCCATGGGTACTTCTGGATTGGCGGTCCCGGCGAGGAGGCGTTCAACGTCCCGCTCGGCCTGCTGATGAAGAAGGGCCAGGGCCCCGAGTACGACTACCTCCACGCCCACTACCGTCAGTCCGGCACCCTGCTGGCGCTGGGCGAGGAGCCCATCGGCGCCCTGCGGCAGATGAAGAACACGGCGTCGGACCCGTACTCCGGCGGCCGCAACTTCGCGGGCCACTTCTCGCTGCGCAAGTACAACGTGGCCCCCGTCAGCTCGCCCATCGAGGTGCAGTACGCCATCGCCCCGGGCACGGCCATGATGCAGAAGCGCGTGGGCGGCGACGGCATCACCATCGTCACCGGCGGCGACGCCGGCACGGCCGAGGGTGATTTCGCCTCCTGCCTGGTGTGGAGCAGCCGCCCCGCCAACCCGCTGCCCATCCTCATCATCGTCACCAACAACAAGTGGGGCATCTCCACGTCGGCCGAGGGCCAGCACGGCGAGCCCCGGGTGAGCGAGCGCGGCAAGGCGTTCAACATCCGCTCGAAGACCATCAACGGCAATGATCCCGTGGAGGCCTACCAGGAGCTGAAGGAGGCCATGGAGTACGTGCGCACGGAGCGCAAGCCCTTCCTCCTGGAGGCGAACGTGTCGCGCCTGTACGGACACTCGTCCGCGTCCGGCGCCAACTACGTCTCCGAAGAGGTGGACTGCCTGAAGAACTTCGAGGCGCGCCTGGAGCAGGACGGCGTGCTGACGCGCCAGCAGATGGACGAGCTGCGCAACCGCTACACCGAGGACATGGCCGCCGCCGCCCGCATCGCCCGGGACGAGCCGCTGCCCGGCCCCGAGACCATCTGGAAGCACATCTTCGCGGAGGACAAGTAA
- a CDS encoding GNAT family N-acetyltransferase: MALLLRELGYPQGTDQQTVHWVVSHPEIEIFVAGDPQDKPVGMLSFSHRPQLRLRGRVGTIDELVVTESWRRRGVGRALIKQILERCKVLSARQLQLVSPITTTPEVRSFYTACGFSEVDAGVFRHLETEKGR, encoded by the coding sequence ATGGCCTTGTTGCTTCGCGAGCTGGGCTACCCCCAGGGAACGGACCAGCAGACGGTCCACTGGGTGGTGAGCCATCCGGAGATTGAAATCTTCGTGGCCGGAGACCCGCAGGACAAACCCGTGGGCATGCTCTCCTTCTCCCACCGTCCGCAGCTGCGGCTGCGCGGGCGCGTGGGCACCATCGACGAGCTGGTGGTGACGGAGTCGTGGCGCCGCCGGGGCGTGGGCCGCGCGCTCATCAAGCAGATTCTCGAGCGCTGCAAGGTGCTCAGCGCGCGCCAGCTCCAGCTGGTCTCGCCGATAACGACCACGCCGGAGGTGCGCAGCTTCTATACGGCGTGCGGCTTCTCCGAGGTCGACGCGGGCGTGTTCCGCCACCTGGAGACGGAGAAGGGCCGCTGA
- a CDS encoding phosphoenolpyruvate carboxylase — protein sequence MARVRAVDQPLRRDVRLLGRLLGEVLVEQEGQDLFDLEEEVRRLAIQRRRGPVAGRRASAAELAEILKRLPLERTEPVLRAFSVYFQLVNLAEQHHRIRRARAYSSAESTTPQRGSLEATMLSLKDAGIPATRVREALRQMHVTLTLTAHPTQAVRRTLLEKLYRMASLLEERDRCELTPRESAANVESLREEITTLWQTDELRRERPTVGDEVKNALWYVEEVIAEQISELPELLDWAFERAYGEPLGQVDTPVRVHSWVGGDMDGNPLVTPEVFADTLRAHRARGLRLLTQGLERLGGMLSQSERHAKPSTELVASLERDAKELPEAEQRLGPRTIGEPWRRKLRFMEERLNQALRHVLAQRTGDTGPMPTSAYRTPEALLADLDLLSRSLEEAKAAKSGMRQVRRMRERVLALGLSLAELEARVPAEDAVSAAASLDAGGHAPSEGGKRLLAVLEKLREAQAEAGEPACRTLILSMASTAEDVLAAFKCLKLTGLWDEKRGCATVDVVPLFEQLGALDGGPDVLRKLFANAEYRKHVDARGFQEVMVGYSDSGKEVGLLAASAALYRAQVALTEAAAQSGVPLRLFHGRGESVARGGGPAQEAILALPPGAVAGGYKATEQGEALDHKYARPELARRTLELILGGVLPHLLDAQPRPTPEDEKTFRATFDTLAETGRKAYRALVWEDPRFLEFFTTATPVEEISALPIGSRPSKRKAGGLESLRAIPWVFAWTQNRAIVPGWYGVGSALEAFSKEPGGPALLKRMYRQWPFFKAVIDNVTMVLAKSDMAIAGRYAALAPASTKALWRRIQQEHRRTRRQVKRLTGEGKLLDNNPQLQRAIALRNPYVDPMSFLQVELLRRKRESDCDCDRPLLLSLNGIAAGMRNTG from the coding sequence ATGGCCCGTGTCCGTGCCGTGGATCAGCCCCTGCGTCGTGATGTCCGCCTGCTCGGGCGGCTGCTGGGAGAGGTGCTCGTCGAACAGGAAGGCCAGGACCTGTTCGACCTGGAAGAGGAGGTCCGTCGGCTCGCCATCCAGCGACGACGCGGCCCCGTGGCGGGAAGACGCGCCTCCGCGGCCGAACTCGCGGAGATTCTCAAGCGCCTGCCCCTGGAGCGCACCGAGCCCGTGCTCCGCGCCTTCTCGGTGTACTTCCAGCTCGTCAACCTCGCCGAGCAACACCACCGCATCCGCCGCGCCCGCGCGTACTCCAGCGCCGAGTCCACGACGCCCCAGCGTGGCTCGCTGGAGGCGACGATGTTGTCGCTCAAGGACGCGGGCATCCCCGCGACCCGCGTCCGCGAGGCGCTGCGTCAGATGCACGTGACGCTCACGCTCACCGCGCATCCCACGCAGGCCGTGCGCCGCACGCTGCTCGAGAAGCTCTACCGGATGGCCAGCCTGCTCGAGGAGCGAGACAGGTGCGAGCTGACGCCCCGCGAGAGCGCCGCCAACGTGGAGTCCCTCCGCGAGGAGATCACCACGCTGTGGCAGACCGATGAGCTGCGCCGCGAGCGACCCACCGTGGGCGACGAGGTGAAGAACGCCCTCTGGTACGTCGAGGAGGTCATCGCCGAGCAGATCTCCGAGCTGCCCGAACTCCTCGACTGGGCCTTCGAGCGCGCCTACGGAGAGCCCCTCGGCCAGGTGGACACTCCGGTGCGCGTCCACTCGTGGGTCGGCGGGGACATGGATGGCAACCCGCTGGTGACGCCCGAGGTCTTCGCGGACACGCTGCGCGCCCACCGTGCACGAGGGCTGCGCCTGCTGACGCAAGGGCTGGAGCGCCTGGGCGGAATGCTCTCGCAGTCGGAGCGCCACGCGAAACCTTCGACGGAACTCGTGGCCTCCCTGGAGCGCGACGCGAAGGAGCTCCCCGAGGCCGAGCAGCGCCTGGGGCCACGCACCATCGGCGAGCCCTGGCGTCGCAAGCTGCGCTTCATGGAGGAGCGGCTGAACCAGGCCCTGCGCCACGTGCTGGCCCAGCGCACCGGTGACACGGGCCCCATGCCGACGAGCGCCTATCGCACGCCGGAGGCCCTGCTCGCGGACCTGGACCTGCTCTCACGCTCGCTCGAGGAGGCGAAGGCCGCGAAGTCCGGCATGCGTCAGGTGCGTCGCATGCGCGAGCGCGTCCTCGCGCTGGGCCTGTCCCTGGCCGAGCTGGAAGCGCGCGTGCCCGCCGAGGACGCGGTGAGCGCGGCGGCCTCGCTGGACGCGGGAGGTCACGCTCCGTCCGAGGGCGGCAAGCGGCTGCTCGCGGTGTTGGAGAAGCTGCGCGAGGCGCAGGCCGAGGCCGGTGAGCCCGCATGTCGCACGCTCATCCTCAGCATGGCCAGCACGGCCGAGGACGTCCTCGCGGCCTTCAAGTGCCTCAAGCTGACGGGCTTGTGGGACGAGAAGCGCGGCTGCGCCACCGTGGACGTCGTCCCGCTCTTCGAGCAGCTCGGCGCGCTCGACGGCGGACCCGACGTGCTGCGCAAGCTCTTCGCCAACGCCGAGTACCGCAAGCACGTCGACGCGCGCGGCTTCCAGGAGGTGATGGTCGGCTACAGCGACTCGGGCAAGGAGGTAGGGCTGCTGGCCGCCAGCGCCGCGCTCTATCGCGCCCAGGTCGCGCTCACCGAGGCGGCCGCCCAGTCCGGTGTCCCCCTGCGCCTGTTCCATGGTCGCGGCGAGTCCGTGGCCCGCGGTGGCGGCCCCGCGCAGGAGGCCATCCTCGCGCTGCCTCCCGGCGCCGTGGCCGGTGGCTACAAGGCGACGGAGCAGGGCGAGGCCCTGGACCACAAGTACGCGCGCCCGGAGCTGGCGCGCCGCACGCTGGAGCTCATCCTGGGCGGCGTGCTGCCCCACCTGCTCGACGCGCAGCCTCGCCCGACGCCGGAGGACGAGAAGACCTTCCGCGCCACGTTCGACACGCTGGCGGAGACCGGGCGCAAGGCCTACCGCGCGCTCGTGTGGGAGGACCCTCGCTTCCTGGAGTTCTTCACCACGGCGACGCCCGTGGAGGAGATCTCCGCGCTGCCCATCGGCTCGCGTCCCAGCAAGCGCAAGGCCGGAGGGCTCGAGTCGCTGCGTGCGATTCCGTGGGTGTTCGCCTGGACGCAGAACCGGGCCATCGTCCCGGGCTGGTACGGCGTGGGCTCCGCGCTGGAGGCCTTCTCGAAGGAGCCGGGCGGGCCCGCGCTGCTCAAGCGCATGTATCGCCAGTGGCCCTTCTTCAAGGCCGTCATCGACAACGTCACCATGGTGCTGGCCAAGTCGGACATGGCCATCGCCGGGCGCTACGCGGCGCTCGCCCCCGCGTCCACGAAGGCCTTGTGGCGGCGCATCCAGCAGGAGCACCGTCGCACGCGGCGGCAGGTGAAGCGGCTGACGGGGGAGGGGAAGCTGCTCGACAACAACCCCCAGCTCCAGCGCGCCATCGCCCTGCGCAACCCGTACGTGGACCCGATGTCCTTCCTCCAGGTGGAGCTGTTGCGCCGCAAGCGCGAGAGCGACTGTGACTGCGACAGGCCGCTCTTGCTCTCGCTCAACGGCATCGCGGCCGGCATGCGCAACACCGGTTAG